One part of the Chryseobacterium mulctrae genome encodes these proteins:
- a CDS encoding DMT family transporter: MKNYIFLAFAILFESVATSFLKASEGFTKPLQTIIFVVTMSASFYLLTHAIKVIPIGIAYAIWSAVGIVLISLVGYFVYKQTLDLPAILGIALIIIGVVIINIFSKSASH; this comes from the coding sequence ATGAAAAACTATATATTTTTAGCATTTGCAATACTTTTCGAATCTGTTGCAACATCATTTTTAAAGGCATCTGAAGGTTTTACAAAACCTTTACAGACCATAATTTTTGTCGTGACAATGTCAGCTTCATTTTATTTATTGACTCATGCGATCAAAGTTATCCCAATTGGGATTGCTTATGCAATTTGGTCAGCGGTCGGAATTGTTCTAATTTCTTTAGTAGGATATTTTGTTTACAAGCAAACTCTTGATCTTCCTGCAATTTTAGGAATAGCCTTAATTATTATCGGAGTAGTGATTATCAATATATTTTCAAAATCGGCGTCTCATTAA